In Rhizobium sp. 9140, the genomic stretch GACAGCGATCGCTCGACACGGGACGTCATCGCGGTCGAACTCGCCCGGCTTGGGGGTGAGGCGGTCGTTGAAGGTCTGATGCCGCTTCTTCGGTCCGATGACGCGGCATTGCGCAACATCGCCATCGACATTCTGAAGGAGTTGCCGACGGATGTCGCTCCGCGGATGGAAGCGCTGCTCGACGACCCCGACCCGGATGTCCGCATCTTCCTTGTCAACGTGCTGGAAGCCCTGCGTCACCCGGCGGTCGAGGACTGGCTCGTCGCCGTCATCACCATGGACACCAATGTCAACGTGGTCGGCACGGCGCTCGATCTCCTCAACGAGGTCGGGTCCACGGCCTC encodes the following:
- a CDS encoding HEAT repeat domain-containing protein; the encoded protein is MPIMKPKTRGPSEAGDVANRQLSFAELVKGLTSGDHAVRLGAVRSLGIQGGTPAIDVLCQHLVIDSDRSTRDVIAVELARLGGEAVVEGLMPLLRSDDAALRNIAIDILKELPTDVAPRMEALLDDPDPDVRIFLVNVLEALRHPAVEDWLVAVITMDTNVNVVGTALDLLNEVGSTASVPALRAAIARFPDEPFVTFSAENALRRIGSAA